GGTGTGCTAACTTATTATTGCACTTTTACATTTGGAAAATTCTTTCAGAGTTATCGCCTACGCTTTCACTGAAACGTGACCACCCTTCCTgaatatgtttgtttgtttgtcctcTGTCACTGGCTTGTAGCCACTATGAGGAATTGGCAAGATTCGGATGGAATTAGAATGCGATTAGTacattcagaaaaaaataaaacaacagatATAAGTTGGAACGGATCAAAGGAATAGAAAATAACAAATAATTATACATTTAGCTAAAATAACTTTTTGAAACAGCTATAGGCTCTACAGTAGCTGAGCAAGCATTCTTGTGGCATTGCCCAAGAGAGGAGGTTCGAAGAGAAAGAATTTCAGGAATTGCAAAATTCGCTTCAATTTTTCTAGATGTTGTTTCTAGAATGCATGCTTTTCCTTCCATGTGTaatacagaataagaaaaaaggGGTCAATTGTCCCATCTTCACCACAGTATGGACACAGCTATGAGAGAGCCAGACTAGCACTGTGTCTAACATGTTAAGAAAGGTATTCGACACCGAAGTCGAGTGAAAGTTACTTCAGTTTTACGTTTTTGAAAGAAATTTCTGCGCCAAGGGTGTCGATACTCAACAAATTTAGTTACAGCTGAGTTTAAAACGTTAAGCATAATAGCACGTGACCTGAACCTAGCTGTAGTAAAGTAAGTTGGCGCTGGACGTACCGAGAGAATTGGGTCACTGGGGCCCGCTCTTTCCAGGCCATCTGAAAAtgacgtgtacttctttatcttgtCCGACTTGCTAGTGATGCTGAAACCATTTTGAGTGTTGTTTAGCAAACGCCATTTAGCGACACGTATATTGGGAAGTTTCATGATTCACTTGTTGCGGATGGAATACGTGATAAAGCGAATTGTGAACGCGAAACATTTCGCTACTGCAACGAAATGCTGCGTGGCTATCAGGCGACGAGATCGAACCGCAAAAAACGAATGCGTCTTCTCAACAAAGCTGTGTCAAACAGCAGAAAAATCCATCTgtagggggaatagaaagaaatgCGAACACTGGATCACGCAGTCTGAGAGCATTGATGCGCTCTTTACCATTTGAATATATGAGTTCATCAACAGCTTATTTAACACTATAGGGCCTAGCCACACTATAGAGCTTAGCCTTTTGGATACGGCAAGTAGAAAGCGCAGCAATGCCCTCAGACCCCATGCTCCAGCGTTCGCATTTCTTATTCCCCTTGTTCGAGCCCATCATTCCCTCCAACCACAGCTGAGTAtgcctatgctttccttggcttgaTTGCCCgctggctttatatggtcatgattaacaaaattaGAGCACCTCTGTTTCCCTCATCCACGTTCATTCATAGCGAAGGTCTCAAATCTGGAAGCCTTGATGAGATTAGGCGGCATACGAGTGCTTATTAACCATGTGCCTTCTTTCCTAAGGTAACGTGTTACGTGTCGCCATCGGGCAAAaaagggtgttccacatccgTCCACCTTGGCTCTGAGGGGCGCTGGataacaccctcccccccccccccccccaccttccccccgggctagatctagtacacataaatacccaagttagtggacggaATGATGACCCTCGCTGTAGCACGATTGGTTTTGCATCACATCCGTAATGCGAAGGTTCGGTCCCCACCGGCGACAAATTATCGTTTCGTGCGCATTCATTTTCCCTGTTTTAGTTTCTATATTtgaatttcaaccacagctaattatccttatgctttccttggcttcattgcctgctggcTTTATATATGACCATGATTaccaaaaatcgagcccctcggtttcccTTATCCTCGTTCCACCAGTATGTACTTAGTAGTTTAATATTCTAAATATTATGTGCAATATTAAAGCTCAGAGTGTGCCGAGTGGTTGTGGTGGTGGAACACCCAAGCTGCCCTCTAATATTCCTAATTCTTGAGTAGGAACATGCATAGGCGTTGCATGTAGTTTTGTCTCGCAGAGTGCAATTACACTTTCTTGAAAAGTAGGTGGAAGTTATAATGTCGCAAACATCAGCGCGAACGACGCGTTCAGGGGAATCGCACCGGGATTCACACTGGACGCTGCAGGACCTCTCACTGGACAACATCGACAGCCGCAGGACTTTCTGCCCTACGTGCTGCACTGCGTTTCATTGATCACGAACAACCACGCAAATGGCCAACGTTCtgcgactcgaaggcggcactgcagagTTCATTGTCAGCCTTGTGTCGGATCCCACATGAACAACTgatactttaaaaaaaattatgcagatgccACGCACTGTATGGGAATTTCTGATATCATGTCTCATATTACTAATTCgatattcaagactggtgtgttTCCTAACGAGCTTAAGCGCGTAACGTCATTCCAGTTCTAAAAAAAGGTGACAGTACATTAATAcataactaccgccctatttgtATTTTACCCTTTTTCGGCAAATGTTCTGGAGAAATTAATCGCAATGCGTCTATCCAAATATCTCACTAAATTTAATATTCTCTCTTCATGCCAATTTGGCTTTCGTAATGGATGCTCCACAGATTTGGCACTCATACATCTAACCgaccaattaaaaaaataattgacgATGGTCTATTTGCAGGTTCAGTTTTCATTGATATAACAAAGGCATTCGACTGCTTAAACCATATTATCCTTTTTGCTAAGTTTGAGGCTATCGGTGTTCGTGGTCCTGCGCTCTCAATATTAAAAAGTTATCAAACAGGGTTCAAATAGTGTCTATATCTAACGTCTACTCCAGAGAACAAACCACTAAcattggcgtccctcaaggatccatcttaggaccactactgtttttgatttatatcaatgatctacctaactgtttgtcctctactaagtgcattctgtacgctgatgatactaccatATTTTCCTCTGAGAAACACATGTCACTTCTTATTAACAAGCTAAATACTGATCTACAAAATGCTTTAAGTTGGTGTAATGCCAACCTATTATCTATTAATGCCAccaagactaaatttgttgtattttcctCACATCAACAACATTCGGCATTCTCCCCTTCTTTAACTTTCGGCTCACACTCCATCTCTCCCAGTCCATGCTCATCTTTTCTTGGGATTTCTCTTGACTGCAGGTTGACATATGAAGATCACATTtctcacatcaaaaagaaaatagcatacggtattcgcgttctaattaaaactcgtccctactttacacataatacattaatctcgctataccactcattcattcactctcatattaactacggcatactatgctggggtaacacttataacactcacttggcatccctccaggtaatccagaaccaATCCATAAGAATAATTACAAGCAGTTCATGCTTTGCTAATGGAAAATCCGtactacatgaaaacaacatcctaaccatttcaTAACTCACCAAATAtaatctaggaattttattctacaaatatatgactaaggaactaccatcaatctgcttctcaccctgtgacctaatagctcatagtcacactaTATTTGCgctcaataataattttcttctacctaaagtgcgaactaactatggtaaacagactgcggaattttccgcaatatcgctttggaatactctaccacctatcatcaaaatgcaaaaaaattataccaatttaaaaaagaactaaaatcattcataataaatacttactgaaactctccttgttttttttgtattccgttttttatattgtcctgctgttaacaagtgttcttattactcatatgctataaacatgttttgatattactcttagttctcatctgtactactgttgctttaaacattgtataacatcataagtgtctttagcaggaggtctcgatacagtctttgactatgggacctccttatgtatactacgcacatgcaattatctgttttttactaataaataaataaattgtgaaattgtgaaattgtaTGAATCGACGTAAGCTAAGCTTTCCGTGTTGGatgctttgattggcgataattagcggtgattttgacggctaaagcttaatttcttcaacgtttaggctaataggagagtggtgagttgacgttaaacgtcaccttgcgtgcaccactgctgtttgcctgcgtagtacgccgaacacacagggagaggtgtttgcttgaagcgttgttgtgcgccatattttataacctttGAGAGGGTTGAACGCTGTCATTGCCTCATATGGCACattgcattgtggcagaagtattaaacttgaatttgatTATGTAGCTGTATGTGcaaaaaccacactcggattatgagacaggccgtagtggcggactccggattaattgtgataccgtgatgttctttaatgtgtcccaaATCTATatataagtgcacgtgcgttttatatttcgcccccatcgaaatgcggctgccgtgaatGGAATCAAATCCATTACCTCTAGCATTGCCATAGTctcaaagctaacgcggcgggcacagaagtgttgatttgacggtcgactgCTTCCgcagtgtctcctggaccctgcggtgcgcctTAATTATAGCGGCTCTGCTTCCGCACGCcgtgcgtaagttgcccgcttgacatgtTTACATGGCGTTCATTTTTCaaaaaatagcagcaacgtactatACCGTAtagcttgaacttaagcttatcatGTTTCCCCGCAAGCGCTGTcatatagtagtggggtttccttgccttctcacgtcacctcccccccaCTCTTGTATGGGAACTATCACTtttcctccctctccttcttctcctctctacagttctatctgcgtcccctatGGCCTCGCACATAGTATAAAGGGAAGCGCTGCAATTTCtacaatgcttctgaggggagtaacggataattacagctgtcaagcggctaatgtggcgacggccagggagctccagagggcattgtgcacattcgacgcggtgaggTGAAACCGAGTTTCTCCTGTCGCCTTTCCTTACTGACTCGCACCTGTCacctatagaccttttcatcgggcgagaaaaatagggcgcgcggcgagcctttcctcctctctggcttgggcgatccggcgcggcgcttgtcgaaagtattgctgtcgcgtgctgcggaacgattttggaatgttttagatcgtacttggtgaaatttacgccatgtccgttcatataggGTCATCAGgaaagcctttcggtgcatcgataactacccagttgaaaaagacaacaggaattcctgtcgcaactacagaaatttctgttgtacaacaggatttttctgtagtaactacagattcctgacggagcgacagacttttctgatgtacaacagacatttcttgttgtgactacagaagtacactctgtcgtatgtctgttgttacaacagaaagctgaagctctgcaacagatttttgtagtactacagaaaaatttgtcagcacaacaggcaccctgttgtctcaacagaaatgttcctgaagtaactcaagaaaattctgtagtgctacagagagctgttgaaatactacagaaacctatcgtggcaacaggcccccacttgtcacaacagaagtgttcctgaagtaatgcgacaaacttctgttgtactacagagaactgttggtgtacgacagaaacttatcgttgcaacaggcccccaattgtcataacagaagtgttcctgaagtaatgcgacaaacttctgttgtactacagagaactgttgttgtacgacagaaacttaTCACCGCAACAtctacccaatgatgacaacagaagtgcactgaaattatgcgacaagcttctgtagtgtgtactacatatatgtagcacggaatttcgttttgacacataacctactgtgaagacataactcagtttaaaaaatcccagttgaaaaagacaacaggaattcctgccgcaactacagaaattctgttgtgcgacagaagttcctgacgtttcttaattgagagacatctctgacgttacgacagagattctgatgtcgcaacagaagcattctgtcgcgaaggccaagagttatgaagtcgcaacagaaacgttctgtcgcgacaacaagagttctgaagtcggaagaacagctttatatcgtgacagcgaccccgacgttacgacaccaattctgacgtcgcaacagaaacattcggtcgcgagggCCGAGAGTTCtggagtcgcaacagaagcgccttacgtcgcggccctttaaaattgtatgtcaatttcagatcggtgatgtacactgtacttttctcttgcgcggtattcaatcgcgcttctctgaagccggcaatgctgatagcaccaacaccggtattaaagtcgacgtggccaatacttataattgtcccgtgacgacgcggcaccagcaacgccctgccggtctccttaaaatcggccgctgatcgaAATCGTACCATCTGCCGGAATGGCTGcgcatccgttttgttttatttggtaaaatgtggcacacaggcctgtggacttacatgtgctgttacactgacacattagttaatttcccaggaatatttcccaagcttatgcgaagcggaaaagaagttttgggttgttccacaaagttgcgtgaaagcCTGTCTCGCTCGGCtcacattaatctggtacagcgctgccgtgagaagccagtatgctgtcagaaagaacactcatccacgaatgtttatgtagctattttgcattgaacacacgaattatatgcgcgctcgaaagtgtaaagaaagagcgacaactgtcgaaattagcagaaacaaccctaacagacaccgttgcctatttctgaatttctcatttaatatggatatcgtacatcaaaatcgatgttctagcactccacgatgtacctgtcgatggtaagaacactcttggtcttctagagatgcggcacttgacgcggtggagtgatagcgcatcttgacccttaaaacgcaaatgtaaacatcagcgcatcagcacatcgtactgttcacatggccaaaaattTACTCTCGAAGGAcatgtcagcggtggtgcagtggtaagatttCGGGCTCGGAATCGTGCAAGTTCGAATCCTTGCCgcggacgtttttttttaatttttttttcacttttatatttttctttttttgtactaacaaatttacatagccttcaggaggtctctgtcaatttttaattaaatattgatcatgaACTACAGGGCTTTCTcatacaggacgtcacactacagacaacagaactacagacaacagaactacaggcaacagaactacaggcaacagaactacaggcaacagaactacagaaacagcgtcccaaaatacgacagactgtcaaaatttcctgttgtgtttttcaactgggtacaGTAGTCAGAAATAtgccttgggggcgcaaaaatgtggcgcgcataatcagccgccgtgtacgcacattatcagtcgcggtttGCGTATGTGTTGTGAACTTTTTTGTTTATATCGGTTTTAGTTCAACAAAGAATGCTGGTTTCTCTGTatatggtaaatcagctcactgtctgatcgcttggcggAGGGTGtacaacataaaacataagagcgcatactcgtgcacggccaacctaaggcaaccaagaaacatctaagcggcaggcgctatcaaatatttgtgatacaccggcatcgttctcaggCATTTGAAGTCTAGCaggcttgaaattactatatgtttacgctagccttcctgcatgaggccgatggcgctgctcaacacagcgatcactgctgTTGGTGAACCAGcgtgatacatatataagctgtgtgcttcggcattgcctttttggccttatactgccataatatatgagagggatcgcataaaggAAATGCGATGACTATTTTTGAGGACGAAAAGTTTGTAAtatgtgtgagtgcgtcgtagagaacggaatgaacaacaacaacaacaacaacaacaacaaaattcggttatcattctctttctcgaaaaagcaagataaAACGGGATAACGCCGCAATACGGCCTCGCATAGTCACTCCGCGCAACGCTTAtagatatataaccgctgatgccgtatgcttggaccatgcgctatatagaacaaatatatctgtaatccagcacctaccactgcttagaacgctcgcgcagttcgtaaacggtcgctttgctggacaagcttaattcagactgtaaggtatgctgctactACTAGCCagaactattttattcatgggtggaaatctcatccatcgaaccaagtagtcacgcaatgtaacctgcagcgaacagtttgaacgcttgtcaaagtataacagcacagctcctagcagaacggtacccacactGTTACGATTGTCGCGTAGGTTTAATTtctcctaaaccacagcttagaaccATAGAGgttaatactgcaataaggtcacattagtgaatggaacattcagaaatacacaattggtatccgaggctgattgtaggctaaAGTATATGcccgcacacatcgcgctgcatgCTGCGTCCGCCTCAATGCCAGCAAAAAGTCCGGCCATACCGACTTAACCACGTCAGTACGACTAACACTACCGTTTAATAGCCCAGACGCACGTCATGCTGAATAGACCGCGCGAGCGCAAAAACAAACCCCAGAAACTATTGCCgaacgtatacctgccatgcaaaacggagcgctcgcccaagccatcATGCCGagtgcccatagatggcgccactgcgtagcaatatggtagcgcccatgaaaaaacggtgtcacctatatacacgctctgaaccacccccccaTGCGGTGTATGCGcgacagcagcagtagcagcagtgggaaagtcgaaggaagaggcaaagaaagcttcgctttgaaaccGCTTAGCTGCGAAGGGACACCACGTCATTCTTTAGCGGTTGCCGGGTCATGTGGTATTACAGGTAATGACAGGTATTGGTGCGGATGAAGTGGCTCGATTAGAAGCCCAGTATTTATCAATCCTGCTTTTAAGGATGCATGCTGTAAGAACTTCGCACATTTCGCCAAGAAGCTTCGCATATTTACACGCCAGTGCACGCTGCCTGATTGGAAAGGGCCCATCTTCAGACATACGCGACTACATTCCCAAGCGTGGGCACCATCAGGACTGACATTGTGAACCGCGTTCGGTCGTTGCGAACCGTAAGATCGAAGAAGGAGCGCGCAGCAACACTGTTTGTAAGAAACCAGGCAAACCGGCATCAGTACGGAACGGCATGCAAGCAGTTTAGCAACGAATAACATCATATGGTCGGCAACGCAGGAGTCAGGTGAAGAATGAAAGGAAGCGATATTATGGCTATGTTTTTGCGATGCAACCGCTGCGCCGAGCCCTTTGCGCCAGCTTTACCCTTTCCACCACAAAGCGTTCTTATTCAAACAACTTCAGAGGAGTTTCTCTACAGTACGCCATTAGCGCGATTGAGGTGGAAGCTTTCAACTATTTTCAGAAACACACGAGTTAAGCCTCCGCGCTGCGTGCCTTGACGACTGCTGCTTGGGATTCCCCTGTTTTCCTTTGTTGCATCCTGGAGGCTGCCTAGTGGGTCAAGGTCACGTGAATTATATTCGCCCTTAAGTGCTGGCTACGTGCCTATTAGCTGCAAAAAGAATTAGAGGGCATTGTGACATTAAGTGCACAACTACCAGCTTGATATATCGTTCATGCAACCGCCATACGAAAAAATACCTATAAAAACGAAATTtttggttttatgtgccaaaaatacGATATAATTATGAGCTACGCCATTTGGGGACTCTGGCTCAATTTCTagcccctggggttctttaacgtgcatctaaataaAAGTAGACGAGTGTCTCTACGTTTCGCTGCCATCGAAAgccggccgccgcggccgtggTCGAACCCCTCAGCAGTAAGACACCACAGCCACTGGACTACCGCGGTGCATAAATAAATATCTCTATATGTCGGCGTGAGTCCTAGCGACAATGCGTTAGTTGATAGATGAAGTAGCCGTTAAAGCACAACATAATATGCTTTAAGCAAAGGAGGCGTAGTTTCAGGAGAGAAAATATTCATTTATGTCTGTTAGGCGTACTGAACCAAAATTAGGTTTAATATAGATACATGTCACATCACATGTCAAAATTACATGTCACTGACATGTAACCATCATAACGAGTGCAACGTACTGGTATTCACCGAATCATGCACATGCCTACTGTCCATAGAAGCACTTATTTGGCACAGCGTCGCATCCTAGAACACAACAATGACACCATTTACAGGCCAGATTATCAAGAAGAAAGTTATCATGCCCATCCATACTTTTCCTCTAATACAAAGTGTACATGCACGGAAGCAGAAAAATTGCTACAGCAGATAATTGTTCGTTTGGAGCACAgcatatatatgtatttatatatgGTTGACGTACACTCAGATTGCACAATGCTGTTAACTTAGTTATATGCCCGATCGTCTGCAGGCGCACGAGATTTGTACAGCACGGGTCCAGTCTATATATTTTCGACAAACAACCCTTCACGTCATTCTTCTTGAGAAGTTCGGATGCGTCCCACGCACCACAGGTCTGCTCGTTGGCTAAACTGTCAACACCACCTTATTCACTGCCGATAGATGTCTTTAGCTGATCATCCACCAAAAACACCGGGCAGCCAGGCAGGGTGCAGTAACACGCCGGTACAACTAACGATAAGAACAATTTACCTGTCCACAATTGAACTTTTCGAGCCATCTGTCTCGACGTCTGTTAAATCTGAAGCATTCCACGTGTTCGCCGACGATGAACTGTCATCCTCCTCAGCGGCAATTTCTTTTTGTGGAAAGCATGACGGTAACACCGATATAATCAGGCGGCCATCTACCGTGAACTTCGTGCAGATTGCATCCGGAGAGACGCCATCAGGAAGCGTGAACTTGCGCTCCAGCTTCTTCCAGCACTTGCTGGCCTTGTTTTCGACGACGGACGTCGTCTCACTATCACTAGCCGTCACCGAAACAACGCCTTCGCGCACCCTCACAGTCACAGATTCGGGCCTGTAACCCGCTAAGTCCAGTTGCTTGTTCTCGTAGTTACCTGACGGATCACCATCAACTTTCCGAAAAGCCTCAAAGTTTGGTTCCAAAAAAACGCCCATGTCGTCCGCGCAGTCCGGGTGGTCGCGGGCGAAGTCCAGCCACTCGGCGTCCAAGTCCGCGCAGTCATCTCCATCGGCGACTTGGTAGCTCTGAAAGCGCGTGTGCACTGTATCGACGCGCACCTCGAGCCCGCTCGGCGTGGACCATTCACTGTCGAAGTTGATAGGCACCACTAGTTGGGATTTGGCGGCGGGCTCCATCGGAATCGTCGTTAGTCTGGCATGCACACTATCAAGCACACAACCACAACTATGCACGCGCGCACCTGAACTGCCTGAACAGCCAGCTATTCCAAAGTAGCGTACACCGAAAGTTTTGATAGTAACGAGATGATATTACACTCGATGCCTAACAGGGCTTTTGAAGTGTTCACGTATAACGATGACGCCAGACACATCAGTCGAGCGCGCGTCAGAACGAACTTTTCATGCGGGCCTCCACGACTAAAGAAATTATAGCGCAAGACTTCGCCGCTGGATTCCTGCGCGGCCTGCGGACGCGAACCACTCGCTCGGTGGAATGAGCTTGACGCGTCGCGTGGCCCGTTATTTATAAACCTTTCCCTGGTGGCCCAGTCGGCGCGCCACCGCAGGGGCCGCAGGTCGCGCGTCAAGCGGCCAGGCTGCTGCAGGCATTGCTGGCGCGCATCACCTGTGGCCCGCTATCCGTCTTCTACGAAACACCACAAGTCGTTATGCGTCATGTCGCCGTCATAACGGAGAAGTTAGCTAGGGAGTTCGCAACAGTCTGCTTATGCGGAGATCTGCTTTCGAGGCCCAATTTGTATGTGCTTAAGCCAGCTGCATTCTTACGGTTAGTGATTTTTAGAGTGTGTTGTGCATGTTTGGTTATAATAGCAGTTAACTTAGAGGGCTAGGAAAGTGCGCACTTCACCGGCACACATTTAAGCTGACCGTTGTAAAGAGAAATTTGTGATATAGTCCATTAAATACTTCTGAATGAAGTACAACattaaataaaattaaaatttaTCGTTATCTATCAGTGACGGATAAGCCGAGAAATAAGAGGGTGAGGGATTAACCCGTTATTTTTGCGATTTAAAGCAAGCAATATGTGTCAAGAGttacttctttatttatttttgaaattCCGATTGTCAGTTTGTTAGAAGCTATTCATTTAGGGGTTAGCTTTAGTAACCACCGACTGAccagtgctatatatatatatatatatatatatatatatatatatatatatatatatatatgtatagactACAATAACATAGCGTTTGTAGTCTATCTGTTGGGTTCTCCGAAGTGAACGCACAAATACTCTCACGGTGCATGTGTAGGGTGCAACGTCTTGCAGAAGACAAGCGCGAATGTTGCGCAACAGAACAGTTGTTAGCACGTCTCGCTTCGAAGTTTTCACTGCCGCAAATACATACAATCGAATCCTAATAGCGGTGGCAAAGTTTCGTTTCAAGTGCTTGCGCGTTTATTTCTACTATCCGCGAGTTTTGCCGGGGTTCGGATTTAACCCTAATGCGTTTAAATAATCCGCGCAGTCGTTGAATATCATGCACACTTTCTATAACGGGTCTGGGTCCTTTAGAAGGATGACTATATGTAAGCACGTTATGCTGCAATTAATTGTTTGACTACCTACCACAGGGATTCGCTCACTGTCA
This Dermacentor albipictus isolate Rhodes 1998 colony chromosome 1, USDA_Dalb.pri_finalv2, whole genome shotgun sequence DNA region includes the following protein-coding sequences:
- the LOC135902666 gene encoding uncharacterized protein — protein: MEPAAKSQLVVPINFDSEWSTPSGLEVRVDTVHTRFQSYQVADGDDCADLDAEWLDFARDHPDCADDMGVFLEPNFEAFRKVDGDPSGNYENKQLDLAGYRPESVTVRVREGVVSVTASDSETTSVVENKASKCWKKLERKFTLPDGVSPDAICTKFTVDGRLIISVLPSCFPQKEIAAEEDDSSSSANTWNASDLTDVETDGSKSSIVDR